In the Prochlorococcus sp. MIT 1307 genome, one interval contains:
- a CDS encoding ArnT family glycosyltransferase, producing MKKTDSTVNYLYWFPILIGLLFRLINVQAPIVGIHSWRQADTAAMARHFALEGTPIWLPQIDWAGASAGYVDCEFPLYPYLVGQLYKLFGLHEWIGRGLSIFFSILTIFLVIRIGTRIFDPQSGWWGGLFFAILPLNIYYGRTFQAESLLILLAAISIDRLLDWKSESKFLSLLLSWLAFCLACLIKLLPIFWLGLPLLALHLYGLDKNHKRPKIEVYRRFYLLLSSPYVWCFGLSAIVICLIWFRYSYGLGSTSGFSFFLWGKDTDRFSLTMLFDIQVWSNLLLRITLRNLSIFGLPLVVFGFMSCRQEAKGQTLQAGIVGMFICTVFAMRSSSVHEYYQLPLQLFLCPLMGRGWICFESLLSYRRLSKVFLQLVLALITAISLVVLSFDYYLVERSQAAIWMPLANNIREEVQPQSRIVSVTGLDPTLLNLARRQGWLTSAKKVNKDNLNYWYNQGAEYIVGSLKWQETYIKLEESEGNHLIEKFNCNKELSGCPNPPNYTYFIPLKKLIN from the coding sequence GTGAAGAAAACAGACTCTACAGTTAATTATTTATATTGGTTCCCAATACTAATAGGACTCTTATTTAGATTAATTAATGTTCAAGCACCCATAGTAGGTATTCATAGTTGGCGGCAAGCAGATACAGCCGCGATGGCCAGGCATTTTGCTTTAGAGGGAACACCTATATGGCTTCCTCAGATTGATTGGGCTGGTGCTAGTGCAGGTTATGTCGACTGTGAATTTCCACTTTATCCGTATTTAGTAGGTCAACTTTATAAACTTTTTGGTTTGCATGAATGGATTGGGAGAGGTCTTTCAATTTTCTTCAGCATTCTGACAATCTTTTTAGTAATTCGTATTGGTACACGTATATTTGATCCACAGAGTGGATGGTGGGGCGGCTTATTTTTTGCGATATTGCCATTGAATATTTACTATGGAAGAACCTTTCAAGCAGAGTCATTACTTATTCTTTTGGCTGCTATAAGTATTGATCGCTTATTAGATTGGAAAAGTGAATCGAAATTCTTATCTCTACTTCTTAGCTGGCTTGCATTTTGCCTGGCTTGCTTGATTAAACTACTACCTATTTTTTGGCTCGGATTACCATTACTTGCACTGCACTTGTATGGTTTGGACAAGAATCATAAAAGACCAAAAATAGAAGTCTATAGACGTTTTTATCTATTGTTGAGTTCACCTTATGTATGGTGTTTTGGGTTAAGTGCAATTGTGATTTGCTTGATTTGGTTTAGATATTCATATGGACTTGGCTCCACAAGCGGCTTTAGCTTTTTTCTATGGGGTAAAGATACTGATAGATTCAGCCTAACTATGTTATTTGATATTCAGGTTTGGTCTAATCTCTTGTTAAGAATAACTTTGAGAAATCTATCTATTTTTGGTTTGCCTTTGGTTGTTTTTGGCTTTATGAGCTGTAGACAAGAAGCAAAAGGGCAAACTTTGCAGGCAGGAATAGTTGGGATGTTTATTTGTACAGTTTTTGCAATGAGATCAAGCTCAGTGCATGAATATTATCAATTACCACTACAACTTTTTCTTTGCCCTTTGATGGGACGCGGTTGGATCTGTTTTGAGAGTTTGTTGAGTTACAGAAGACTCTCTAAGGTATTTTTGCAATTAGTTCTTGCATTGATAACTGCCATTAGCTTAGTAGTACTTTCTTTTGACTATTATTTAGTTGAAAGAAGTCAGGCTGCAATCTGGATGCCATTAGCTAACAATATTCGAGAGGAGGTACAGCCTCAATCTCGCATAGTATCGGTGACAGGACTTGACCCTACTTTGCTAAATTTAGCAAGGCGTCAAGGATGGTTAACCTCGGCAAAAAAAGTCAACAAAGATAATCTGAATTATTGGTATAATCAAGGGGCAGAATATATTGTTGGCAGTTTAAAATGGCAAGAAACATATATCAAATTAGAGGAGTCAGAAGGAAATCATCTTATTGAAAAGTTTAATTGTAATAAGGAATTGTCTGGTTGTCCAAATCCCCCTAACTATACATACTTCATACCATTGAAGAAGTTGATCAACTAG
- a CDS encoding glycosyltransferase family 2 protein gives MQERLSIVLPTFNERENIRPLLQSLLSLDQSDELEVLIVDDDSTDGTHSLVKNFAQRDSRIRLIRRVGRAGLASAIKEGLLNATGDFAVVMDADGQHRPEDVLKAVRKLKDENLDLVAGSRFLDQAKIRGLSQRRTGGSSFANRLAGLSLPGAYSHLTDYMSGCLAIDLKACLPFIYNVDVNGFKFFYELLSVSQGQLNVEEVALTFQPRLYGKSKLDLSILWDFLISFLHTSTFRLLPRRAISFAIVGTTGVAIQLVSTQLLLQAFQFNFEEALPISVLLAATSNYLINNSLTFRDKRLGGLSLLRGLLKFLLVASLPVMANIGLATAFYNVIARDTLLAQMAGIFVVFIWNYVASSRFVWHTH, from the coding sequence ATGCAAGAACGCCTTTCAATAGTTTTACCAACATTTAATGAGCGCGAAAATATTCGCCCTCTGCTTCAATCATTACTTTCGCTGGACCAATCAGATGAGTTGGAAGTTTTGATAGTCGATGATGACTCCACAGACGGTACTCATTCGCTCGTCAAGAATTTTGCTCAGCGAGACTCTCGAATACGCTTAATTAGGCGAGTAGGTAGGGCGGGATTAGCTAGTGCAATTAAAGAAGGACTTTTAAATGCAACAGGCGACTTTGCTGTTGTTATGGATGCCGATGGACAACATAGGCCTGAGGATGTTCTTAAAGCTGTTCGCAAACTGAAGGATGAGAACCTTGACTTAGTTGCTGGAAGTCGATTCTTGGACCAGGCAAAAATTCGAGGACTAAGTCAAAGAAGAACAGGGGGATCTTCTTTTGCTAATCGCTTAGCAGGCTTAAGTTTGCCAGGTGCATATAGTCACTTAACGGATTATATGAGCGGTTGCCTTGCTATCGATTTAAAGGCATGCCTACCTTTTATTTATAATGTTGATGTTAATGGCTTTAAGTTTTTCTATGAGTTACTTTCAGTTAGCCAAGGACAATTAAATGTCGAAGAGGTAGCACTTACTTTCCAACCACGCTTGTATGGAAAATCTAAACTTGATTTGTCAATTCTATGGGATTTTTTAATTTCTTTCCTACATACTTCTACATTTCGATTATTACCTAGACGTGCAATAAGTTTTGCAATTGTGGGAACTACAGGTGTAGCTATTCAATTGGTTTCTACTCAGTTACTTTTGCAGGCATTTCAGTTTAATTTTGAGGAGGCTTTGCCTATTTCAGTATTGCTTGCCGCTACATCTAATTACCTTATTAATAATTCATTAACTTTTAGAGATAAGCGACTTGGTGGGTTATCTCTGCTAAGAGGCTTGTTGAAGTTTCTGTTGGTAGCCTCTTTACCAGTAATGGCAAACATTGGATTAGCAACAGCATTTTATAATGTGATAGCTAGAGACACTCTATTGGCACAAATGGCAGGGATTTTTGTAGTTTTTATTTGGAATTATGTCGCTTCTTCTCGTTTTGTTTGGCATACACATTGA
- a CDS encoding 4-amino-4-deoxy-L-arabinose transferase — protein sequence MSISKAPYVGLFVIWLFACCLALVGLGDLPLRDFDEATVARVALEISNKEGMEQLLPTLWGADYINKPPGLHLLIAAVIKLSRNVFFQFEQFPSDFVVRFAPALLSTLVVPLGGLIQWSLRPRETTTSLATAAILLTILPIARHGRLAMLDGSQLSAMALLWLILVSFDKSYLDKIRAFFAGLVSSFLLLLKAPFLIPALVAALIPIFLGKKIKGFSFASLSIFFAIGLSPGIGWHIWHGLQRGSDALWLWGGDGAARVLFSTGEGSDLGFLVPVIEIFEGGWPWLLLWPIGFFWALQERNTRWGQWVLATQLALAFTILPLKTQLPWYSHPLWLPFSLICGVPFAWLISRDRYQNEPSKALLSRVPYLLMIIGSGLIIFAFGSTLGFLANFRIYSGISLSAGIGWFLGGWLLTRSLKEQRLCGGIAVFLGSFISLLILMESGFWLWELNESWPVKPVAEMITTEKAFPVFIEGNHERPSLNWYTDQVISGVKAFPNSGWILSRNPSNFMAENSDKDCRLIQERDEWALMSCKVK from the coding sequence TTGTCTATTTCTAAAGCCCCTTACGTGGGGTTGTTTGTAATTTGGCTGTTTGCCTGTTGTTTGGCTTTAGTGGGTTTAGGTGATCTTCCTTTGAGGGACTTTGATGAAGCAACAGTGGCGAGGGTGGCTTTGGAGATCAGTAATAAAGAAGGGATGGAGCAGTTGCTTCCAACGTTGTGGGGTGCTGATTATATAAATAAACCTCCTGGTCTTCATTTGCTTATTGCAGCAGTAATCAAGCTCAGTCGAAATGTCTTTTTCCAATTTGAGCAATTCCCATCCGACTTTGTAGTTCGCTTTGCACCAGCCTTACTTTCCACATTGGTAGTGCCCTTAGGAGGTCTTATTCAGTGGTCTTTAAGACCAAGAGAAACGACTACTAGTCTTGCAACCGCAGCTATTCTCTTGACAATATTGCCTATAGCTAGGCATGGCAGATTGGCCATGCTTGATGGATCACAATTAAGTGCAATGGCTTTGTTGTGGTTGATTTTGGTGTCTTTTGATAAAAGCTATTTAGACAAAATACGTGCATTTTTTGCAGGCCTCGTAAGTAGTTTTTTGCTTTTGTTGAAAGCTCCCTTTTTGATACCGGCACTAGTAGCAGCACTCATACCAATTTTTTTAGGCAAAAAGATAAAGGGTTTTTCGTTTGCTTCTTTATCGATTTTTTTTGCTATAGGGCTTTCCCCTGGGATCGGTTGGCATATATGGCATGGACTTCAAAGAGGCTCTGATGCACTTTGGCTTTGGGGTGGGGATGGTGCTGCAAGAGTTCTTTTCTCTACTGGAGAAGGAAGTGATCTGGGCTTTCTAGTACCAGTGATAGAGATATTTGAGGGAGGGTGGCCATGGTTACTTTTGTGGCCTATTGGTTTCTTCTGGGCCTTGCAAGAACGTAATACTCGATGGGGGCAATGGGTGCTTGCCACACAATTAGCTTTGGCCTTTACAATTTTACCTTTAAAAACCCAACTTCCCTGGTATAGCCATCCACTCTGGCTACCTTTCTCTTTGATTTGTGGAGTTCCATTTGCATGGCTTATTAGCCGCGATAGGTATCAAAATGAACCTTCAAAAGCTCTTTTGTCTCGTGTACCTTATTTGTTGATGATCATTGGAAGTGGGCTTATTATTTTTGCTTTTGGAAGTACTTTAGGTTTTTTAGCTAATTTTCGTATTTATAGTGGCATTTCTCTTTCTGCAGGAATTGGTTGGTTTTTAGGGGGATGGCTGTTGACACGTTCATTAAAGGAGCAACGGTTATGTGGAGGTATTGCAGTTTTTCTAGGGAGCTTTATTTCTTTATTAATCCTCATGGAATCAGGCTTTTGGTTATGGGAACTGAATGAAAGTTGGCCAGTTAAACCAGTTGCAGAAATGATTACAACAGAAAAAGCCTTTCCAGTATTTATTGAAGGGAACCATGAACGCCCCAGTTTGAATTGGTATACAGACCAAGTAATTAGTGGTGTTAAAGCTTTCCCAAATTCAGGTTGGATTTTGTCAAGAAACCCTTCTAATTTCATGGCTGAGAATTCTGATAAAGATTGTCGTCTCATTCAAGAAAGAGATGAATGGGCTCTAATGTCTTGCAAGGTCAAGTGA
- a CDS encoding iron uptake porin: MKLFQQLLVAPAALGLMAPVAATAAELNVNGVSEYSNPGQVESISNFSDVHPSDWAFQALNNLRQRHGCAAANPNSSMTRYEAAALLNKCLGNVAQVNEEEQSLIDEFGAELAVIRGRLDVLENDMDGIEAGVFSTTTKLSGSTTFVIGGIGTNRGTGSHHGTAGTANSPEQHEAVVFNYDTKIALESSFNGDDLFVNRIRVGNTTAADPFGANGVAALESASSTADALQIDRSYYQFPIADDWTATIGARVRQDDMLGVWPSDYPSDSVLDVLTYAGANDTYNLALGAGAGVTWTNDNLVASTLFVSENADNASSQEATAGGVLTAQGADTVTTQLAWVEDNFTVAAAYTSDDNGNWNDSIDEGDYSAWGLSGVYRLDNENEWVPSSISAGYGWKSVDNEDPTDSAANRIEDSTTWSLGFLWNDAFTDGNNLGLGLGTAEGHRDDTGYDDPLAWEVFYQMAVSDNITVTPAIFVIQRDSERNDDVTGALVKTTFTF; this comes from the coding sequence ATGAAACTTTTCCAGCAACTGCTGGTGGCACCTGCTGCATTGGGGCTAATGGCTCCTGTAGCAGCAACCGCTGCAGAGCTCAATGTCAATGGAGTCTCTGAATACTCCAACCCAGGTCAAGTAGAGAGCATCTCTAACTTTTCTGACGTACATCCAAGCGATTGGGCCTTCCAGGCTTTAAACAATCTTCGCCAGCGTCATGGTTGTGCAGCTGCAAATCCAAACAGCAGCATGACTCGTTATGAAGCAGCTGCCCTTCTGAACAAGTGCCTTGGCAATGTTGCTCAGGTAAACGAAGAGGAGCAGTCACTAATTGACGAGTTCGGTGCTGAGCTTGCTGTTATCAGAGGCCGCTTAGACGTACTAGAGAATGACATGGACGGCATTGAAGCCGGTGTTTTCTCTACTACAACTAAGCTTTCAGGCTCAACAACATTCGTGATTGGTGGCATTGGCACCAATCGTGGTACAGGTAGTCACCACGGCACAGCAGGAACAGCAAACAGTCCTGAGCAACACGAAGCGGTCGTCTTTAATTACGACACGAAGATTGCCCTAGAAAGCAGCTTCAATGGTGACGATTTGTTCGTAAACAGGATTCGTGTTGGCAATACTACAGCCGCAGATCCTTTTGGTGCTAATGGAGTCGCCGCACTAGAAAGTGCTTCTTCTACTGCTGATGCACTGCAAATAGATCGTAGTTACTACCAGTTCCCAATTGCTGATGATTGGACGGCAACTATTGGTGCCAGGGTTCGCCAAGACGACATGCTTGGTGTTTGGCCCAGTGATTACCCAAGTGATTCAGTACTAGACGTATTGACCTATGCAGGTGCTAACGACACTTACAACCTAGCTTTGGGTGCTGGTGCTGGTGTGACCTGGACAAACGACAACTTGGTAGCAAGTACTCTGTTTGTATCAGAAAACGCCGATAACGCTTCTTCTCAAGAAGCTACAGCTGGTGGTGTGTTAACTGCCCAAGGTGCTGACACCGTCACAACCCAGCTTGCTTGGGTAGAGGACAACTTCACTGTCGCAGCTGCATACACTTCCGACGACAACGGAAACTGGAATGACAGCATCGACGAGGGTGATTACAGTGCATGGGGACTCAGTGGTGTCTACCGTCTAGACAACGAAAATGAGTGGGTTCCTTCATCCATCAGTGCTGGCTATGGCTGGAAGAGTGTCGACAATGAAGACCCAACTGACAGCGCAGCCAACAGAATAGAAGACTCAACCACATGGAGCCTTGGTTTCTTGTGGAATGATGCCTTCACTGACGGCAACAACCTCGGCTTAGGTCTTGGAACTGCTGAAGGTCATAGAGATGACACTGGTTATGACGATCCATTAGCATGGGAAGTCTTCTACCAAATGGCTGTTAGCGACAACATCACTGTTACTCCTGCAATCTTTGTCATTCAAAGAGATAGCGAGCGCAATGATGATGTAACTGGTGCTTTGGTTAAAACAACCTTCACCTTCTGA